A DNA window from Gigantopelta aegis isolate Gae_Host chromosome 4, Gae_host_genome, whole genome shotgun sequence contains the following coding sequences:
- the LOC121370247 gene encoding eppin-like translates to MDMSSTLTSAFVVFIMAITWLSTTSAVQVDSAPPPPPPPPGESGPCAYYCQFGLLPGMCNCDLVNELSVARETPCMLKHCRTHEQCVELHGNPVCVVAGSKPPYTDTYNSGATPEICQQPKVIGRCRAFFRRFYFNTRTGICERFIYGGCGGNTNNFKTLAECRTACIEPKPDNQFIVDFETVYRFPGI, encoded by the exons atGGATATGTCAAGCACACTGACGTCAGCGTTCGTTGTCTTCATTATGGCGATCACGTGGTTGAGCACGACTTCAG CTGTTCAGGTAGACTccgcccctccccctcctcctccgCCTCCTGGTGAATCTGGTCCGTGCGCCTATTACTGTCAGTTCGGACTCCTGCCTGGCATGTGTAACTGTGACTTGGTGAATGAGCTGTCAGTTGCTCGGGAAACACCTTGCATG TTAAAACATTGTAGAACACATGAACAGTGTGTGGAGCTGCATGGTAACCCTGTGTGTGTGGTCGCTGGATCGAAACCACCGTACACCGACACCTATAACAGTGGAGCGACACCAGAAA TTTGCCAACAACCAAAAGTGATTGGAAGATGTCGAGCTTTTTTTAGAAGATTTTATTTCAATACTAGAACAGGGATCTGTGAAAGGTTCATATACGGCGGATGTGGAGGAAACacgaacaattttaaaactctAGCAGAATGTCGAACAGCCTGCATAGAACCAAAACCAGATAATCAGTTCATAGTCGACTTTGAGACAGTCTATAGATTTCCAGGAATTTAA